The genomic stretch ccatctccatcgaactTAGACAAGTGGGGCATCTGGAAACCTGGTGGATACATtgtggctgctatgctgggggcgaagacctcgagttcgtcccctgagtcatattcgtctttttccttgtccgacaagagcttcttcatcaactcctccatctgagctaaacgtTCTAGGGTTTGGTCTTTactcccttggttgttctggggctgttcaacagctccagttccattataagcgttaggtgggttattgtccctccaagcttgggcttggttaggtgggacactcccactgtcacgtacttctgAAATACCATCCCCTCGGTGAGCATGATTACCATTTCTAGTCGGATCTCCCCTctgtgagttgaggcgatctcgaaggtcggccctcggggtggcccgagggctttgcacCGAACTCAAGCGATTGCGCAGGTCTTCACCGGATCTACCACTTCGGTGGCTCCCGGTCTAGTAACTCCCGTTTGAAAAGCTCGGAGCCTGCTGCTGAGGGCGAGGATTCAGGACTTCCCCGCGCGCTCGACTGCGATGGGAAGGACCAgtggaaggaggatttctcctgctgctcccatgtgCCAGAATGTCCCGAattggacggggaggagatgggtatcttattggcgatgggggatgcctaactggtgatgcgatcctagtcccgtccgggtggatcaagttaggtcgcggCCACTCCACTCTACCATCCCCCGCATCTTCCACTCGGTGGTCTGATCGTGGTGCAGGATGGCTGATCGGAGCAGGCTGTCTTcgcgagccccccccccccccccccaccccccGGATCTCCTCCGTGAGCTGCCTCAGGCCCTTCTAGGTGCGCTCGatggtggaatcgagctaggagttgaggttcaaACTGACCGACTGACTTGCTGattggccctaggaaactcctcaaacaccgtttcctggtggtggtgtgacgtgggggTAGAACTCAGAGTGGAGGCTCTGATTGATCGGCTGGGCCTGGACCAGTTATCTCGACGGGACTTATGAaccccactttgcctctttccgacgttagcgtcggttgcaagagggggtagccgggataagacttcttcgatttgcttgtttgctctTGACAGCTGACTTCTCAACTGTATGCTCTCCATCTTTATCGCCGTCaggaaatccgggttcggatttggcggccggggtgccgaactctcggtgtcgccctggcccataggctgctttcctggtcgctgctggacctcggggttttgttcatcggatctggcgacatggtgggcctcctgcccatcatgttgctccGCTTCATTACCATGtatcgaacgagtaaccaccatgaccAGGtttttgcgacagcactaatctaaatcctctcaacgagagcaccaaactgttgacgcggttctttgccaacagataattatacgaataaataggatggattagtgctgattagtgaaccgtaatatgaagaTAGTTTAATTCTATATTTGGGAAATTAATAACACGGGaaggtgatcactcctttctttttaggttgttcgaaggttaaaatacctctagtccaccagtcgatattattgatatctcttcactctttcttacagagtgtttctttacaaaaaaaacatacccccccccccccctttgcaatgcccagggtcttggtatttatagggagaggatacctaggttggcaaagggggtcatcccgtgaccgcTTTACCCCTCACGTCATCTatgtgacattgatgattaattcctaaaacctgacagtgaagtgtggtctagtcaataggtaaggagggataatgggccgcatggcccaaaccagtcgtgggatgtctgaatacgcacgtttatactgcgtgcccgagaattcaggaatgaaagagacacgtgatgtctgggaAGTgtacgtttatattgcgtggttgactttacaaataGTCGGGGATGTCAAGCCTCTGATGCACTCTAAGCTAAAAGTGGTGCCAGCTCGTGGCTTTCACCAAGTCGATACAATGGCTCCGCGGACTAGCTAGATGATTTAACCAGCTCGAGCTGGTTAAATTAGGGGATGGAAATAAAAAGCTCCGGACGGACGTCTGACATGTGGCAGATCGAGTTGGGCCCTTATCTGACCCGCCAGAGTGTGCagatatatttatatttgcagcattcgacacaaggcgatcctagggagcaagtagcaggaaagtcacaacaggatccgATACTTGattcggggtgagtcaaggggtattttgggtattagaaaattatttgggttatcgggttatggaaataaataattggagatatatttgaggttaggaagcctaggtgggaatactagggaaatttaccattttgcccccgaggaggtttttggtaccccgagcctagggattaacttaagtaactaAGGATAAATAAAGCAAAGTTAGAAAAATAGTAGAAACACCTAAATCGACCCTTCCCTcttctctcaactctctctctcaaggaaatcaGTGAAATCAAGGGAGTTTTGGTTGGAAATTCAGAGATTGGAGTTGGAACTTTGGGGATTGGCTCAGTGTTAGCTAAGGGATTCAATCAGAAATTGAGGTAAGTCTTGAATCACTTTCTTGGTCATTGAATTATGTAGATTTGGGTTGAGTTCTACGTGTTCTGGGTTCTTtattttgaagattaaattggggCTAAGGCTTGGGAATTAACTCAGCAACTAGTTGGTGGGCTTgctcttcagtaaaggtaagccTTTAATGATGGCTTAGCATCTGGATTTTGGGAATTACTGCCTGTTCTAAGGAGTTTTTGAGCGTATGGGTTTCAAGattaaagtgttatattggtgagtttctaagttaggtttttgttgggttatgttgctgaaaacatgttagaatgtttgtgataattgaattgtatCATTAGGTTGATTTTGGATGGATTTGAGTGAGTTTTGAGTGTTCAAAaaggtggattttctgggttcggagGGATCGGgccgcggctcagttcttggtgtgctgCGACCCTTTGAAGCAGATAGAGCtggggaagaagggcgggccgcagcatggggaTTGCTGGGCCGTGGCCTGCATCTGGTTTTTggtgaggctgagcctctggtcaGGGGCAAGCCGCGGCATAGGAAGCTTGGGCTGGGACTCTTAAGGGTATTCTTGGTCTTTTGGAGGTTTAAAGTGCGCGAACTTGACCTATGGTGCTCGAGATTGATTCCActaccctgtttggtggaattggatgtCCTGAAAGCTAGAACTTGATCTGGAATCCTTATtcatttattattgatggaatcctttatcatggttgtgactaggtgtatgctacgGCTCGGGGCAGGATCTTGCTCGAGGGTCATCTTCGGTCAAAGCACTCGAAatgagaggtaagaaaactacacccaattgTGTAAATATGTTGGGAATAAGggctccctatacttgtatgtattgttgtatgatggtattacgccatgtgaacatgaaatatacgacctaagagtgtcggaatcaatattggcgcacagggcgcgactcggccactggtagccgaggacaacttaataatcactgagctcagtttaagtggACCAGAGTTAGTGGGTTGAACATTGGGCTTTGCCTAAGTGACCTAAAGAcggtggattaaacagagggtgcggcctaagggcgtcgaccttagttgttgcttgacatgtgTATTGTTGTTAATTTGTTGTATATGATACGTTGAATATCTGGGAACTggatcattggttattgactgTTATCCATGATTAAGTGAATgttatggcttgctgggtaattgattaatgtcttgtaaatcatttagTTATGCTCTATGAActatttggttatcgatattgattgtgctatgatgttatagttttcttgttgggccttggctcacgagtgctacgtgatgcaggtaagggcaagggtaaaatgaattaaccatgggttggagagctttgggggcgaggtgtacattgttagctgctcggctgccacggtcgagggattgtgcagggacggaaacctaaaatgtgtatttcgccattagagtggcttgagtatttataacatttggaaattctgtaattatgtcatttaaaccctgatttgggatcccatgtaccaaacatttattttaatgaaaattattcgtttataaccaaaatattttaaacctaacttgtttatgtctttagattcatatttttatttaaatgacttgattagcaagtctcgcactattttaaatacatagtgtaatggtcttggttatctagggcgttacaattctactacccggtttagtagaattcaaggtcctaaaggctagtattttaatctgaAGTTCTTAGCTGGTTAGGGATTGATGGATTTCTATTTATCATTACGTTGTAACTAGGTTTTATCGCTCAGGCTCGAGattagggatcatgctcgggatcactttgggttgtcagctcgggacacaaggcAAGATAATTGTCAGTGCCCATAGAGCTATGTTGTGTTTATTGTTGTGTGTATTGTTTATAgctattatgtcatacatgtgactGTGACCGATCGGTAAGGGCCATAGCTCTATGGCCCTTACCAAGTGGCAAAGGTCAGAGTGGCAAAGGTCAGGAGCGGAAAAGGCTGGGAGCGGCAGAGGTCAAGATCGACAAGGATTGGGGGCGGCAAAGGCTGGGATCAACGTTAAGCAACCTAAATGCAGGCCGCTAGGGTGAGACTCTCTAAGGGTTTTGTACACACCCGCTCAGTTAAGAGTCAGGAGTTGATGTCTGATAACGCACCTCGATCGACGGAGGACGATGTTGTGCTGCTGTACTGTTTTCCTGTTATGCTTATTGTTGTTGTGTATTCCAATAGaaacttgtaaattgtttgttGTCTTTtattaagtatgtatttgttgaaataaattattatatgttgtgctgtgaagttctcttgcttggccttggctcacgagtgctctgtggtgcaggtaagggcaaggaaaaggtcgatcaaccatgagttagagggcatggagcggtgtgtacatgtttagcATACCTGGTTGCCACagctggggtattttgaggagcgtgttataaatgtttgaatttgtcgcttaggtcaactgtaaagtaacttttgagttgtaaatatgtttctaaacaatattttgggatcccaatttaacactttcatgatttaaatgaatgtccaacacTTTTATTCCACAATCTTACTTAAATGAGTCTTCGTTTTAACCAACCACACTTTTTgatctaatacctcgattagcgagctaatgacacatttcaaaaatcacatggtaatggctctagggtagtaggccctaatcacaaatatcacatattGGGTATAGTTtacttacctttggtccaagcataggatAGATAAAATGACCCTTAGGCACGATCCTgcctgagccctagcggtaacctagtcacaaccataaataatatccTTATTAAGATTCAATCCCAAAAACAAACTCTAGGatcaatcccgtgctctcgggacttccaatcccaccgaacggggtggtggaaccatccctcAAGCCCCCAAGTTCTTTTGAAGCTCTAAAATTGGGGCTTGTTTAAGTTGGCATAGGACAGGGGAGCCCAACATTGTCAGAGAGCCCCCAGAACATCCCCTGCATAACCCAGGGGCACCCAACAAAAGGGCAAGGGCGCCCTAACCCAAACAGTGAACCCCCAAGCCCTCCCCTGCTTAGCGCAGGGGAGCCCAAACCCAGGGCAGGGGCGCTATAACATGAACCCATAAATTTCTGGGTTtccacactacaacaatttttagtatatattacattaaaaaatgacATATATTTAAAAGTGTTATTGATAAGCCATTAAAAAAAAACACGGATCCTGTGAAAAAGtatttggcgccatatgaaatgtaactaggcgccaaatgaaaataaGACACACGAAAATCTTGTCTCAGCCTCCGAACCCCTAAGCCTCCATTGAATCCCTAAACCTAATTTCAGGTTTCGCCTCTCTGCCTCTCTTTCTTACACTCAGCTTCTACACAACCACGTTATACTCTTCCACTCACTCTCTTCTACACAACCACGTATCTACACTAATTTCTGGTTTCGTCTCGTCATTCCCTGCCTCACGCGAGTCTCCGGAGCACACAACGTCGGTGAGAGCTtcctctgtttctctctcacactcagtaactctctctttctctatctttctctctaAGCTACTCTCTCGCtcaatctttctttctctctgtttgCTGCATgtgtgtaacaaggtgatgggggCCCGCGGCTTGATCGTATGACAGggaggctcgactcgtgggtctacggcgtggctcgcTCGTGGGTGCGACGGTGCTTGCAGTGGTGGGTCGACGGCGTGGGTGCGATGGTGCTTAAGCTCATGATCTCCGAGTAATATATATGTGCTCTTTTGGTGGCTGACCTTGCCATTCATGGTGGACGCAGTCTTCATATGAGGGTATCAATCTTTTTAGAGTGTTTAATTTTCATATGTtgtttaccacattatatgtttATTCTTGAATCTAGGTATATCTTCTTTTTGAATCTTGTTATTATCTGTGGATTTCTTGAGAATCTGAGTGTTGTATATTGAGGCAATCTTTGATTGGAACGGTGCTAAACCCTCTTGACTAGGTTTTCAATTTTGATTTTTACTAATATTATGTGCTTAATATGTGCACATTTGGATATATAGATATGGAGATTTCTTTATTAATAATAGGAAAAATCCATAATTCtgctcttgtttccaactttagTTTCTGTTGGTGGTTATAGTTAATTAGTGTTGGAAGATTAGGATAAAATATGTTTGCACTTCAATCTGTTTGGTTATCCGAGACAAAGATATATACTTCAATTATATATGTTTTGCTTTATGTTTGGTTATACAAAATCATCTTCCCTTGTCTCTGGTAGATGGCAAATCAATGGCATCTTTATCACCTGCTGCTAGTTTCTGTTGGTGGTACtacatattgtttttttttttaaaatgaatattgAAGGATATTGTTGTATGGATATTTTGTTATTGTGTGAATGAATAATACATGTACATGTAATAAATAGAGGAAAAACTGCTAACCATACACTTGTGCTACTCCCATTGGCTATACAAAAAAATCAATATAGAGACTAATTTGAAAACTAATCTGTACAATGATTTTATTTTGCAAATGATTAGTTTCATTTGAAAATCTTGAAGAGCATGTGTTTCaatcaaattaaaaattaaacactAGAATCTACTTTTATAGAGACATCTTTTTTACAGGTTAACTAACTAATTAACACCTTTATTTTATTGCTATAGTTGAGAAGATGTTGAAATATGTGACTTGCTTCCATTCTTTTAATTAAGTCTGTTATAATCAGTTATGAGATTCTTGTTTTGGCAGCTGGGTAAATTGCTTCCATGTCCACTCCTTCAAGAATTTCACTCTCACTGCTTCTTGGTATGTCTTCTTTTGCAGCAGCTTGGATAGATGCAAAACTTGAGTGCATCACTGGTTCATTTCTTTTGTATATTAGTGCACATTTTTTACAGTATATTTTGGACTTTATTGCAGGCTCTCCCATCGATTGGCAAGGAAATAGTTGAAGTTCTGGATATACTGCCGAGGTGGTTTGATTTACAACACATGTTTGTTGAAggtatagtttatttatttatttttcaagattTTATATATCTTTGATTTTTTGCTCTCTTTAGGTGCATTTCCTTAATATTTAGTTATGTTTTTGACATGAATAACAGGTGCTGGAATTAAGTATTTGTTAGAATATAatgatatattaattttttttggtatttttaatGTTAGATGATAAATTTTAAAGTTCGTCATTAAAAGACGTAAAAAACTTTTGATGAAGAGTGCCTAAGTAAAGTAATGCTCTCTTATGATTCCATATATGGTGAAATCAAAGTGTTAGATAGATCTTTCATATGTTAAATTAGTCatggtttattttattatttggttTTGAATAACAAATATGTATTTTATCCGTATGGATTGAGACTTGCATCTAATTTACTTTCTACATATCGTAAATAAATAGATGGGAAGATCATGATCTCAATTGGTTGGTCTCTTGATAACATAAATGGgagaaataaatattttaagcATGCTAGACCAATTTTCTTATTACATATCTGATATTTTGTTAGGAAATATGGTCTTGATGACAATACTGTGGACTTTATTGGTCATGCATTAGCTCTTCAAAGGGATGATCGTTACCTAAATGAACCTGCACTGGATACCGTGAAAAGAATGAAGGTACAATTTTGTTGGTTTTATAGTTTACTTTTGCTCCCTTGGTTCAAGTTCCTGCTGTGAATACTTTGTTCTCTTCATGCAACTGAACTTGTACTTTATGTCATAGCTTTATGCTTAGTCTCTAGCACGTTTTCAAGGAGGATCGCCATATATATATCCTTTATATGGACTGGGAGAGCTTCCACAGATATCTATCTTTCTCTGTTTATACTCTCTCCACCTATATGCACCTATTTATAGTTGAATTAATCAGCTAGTCCCTCTATACATGTCTAATTATTTACTATGATAAATGCAGGCCTTTGCACGGCTTAGTgcagtttatggagggacatatATGTTGAATAAACCTGAGTGTAAGGTATTTActctattttctttatttcatTTGCATGATGCTAGGTGCTAATGTTAGTCTTGTATGATGCCAGGTTGAGTTCAATGAGGGAAAAGTCATTGGGGTCACATCTGAAGGTGAAACTACTAGATGCAAAAAGGTTGTGTGTGATCCATCATACTTGCAAAACAAGGTAATAGTCTCCCTAGCATTTTTGGTGATCATAGTTATACTATTAATATATCGCTATGGATTGCTATTGAAATATTAGGTTGATATTGTTGTTTGTTTTTTGTGGTGCCTGAGACAAGGGCCAAAGCCTAAAAGTTCCTTTTTTTTAGTACGTGATGTGGGTAAGTGGAGGCAAATGAAATTAATAAATGCCTTCAAATTTAACAGGTTAGAAAGGTTGGTAAGGTTGCAAGGGCAATTGCCATCATGAGCCATCCAATACCGAACACCAATGATTCTCACTCAGTACAGGTTATCTTGCCACAGAAGCAGTTGGGTCGCCAATCAGACATGTGAGTTTTCATATAATATTCCTCAGAAGAATTAGCTATCTTATTTGTCATTTCCTAAATGGGACTGATAACTTTGCTCTAATTTGACCTTTCTCAAATTAAAGGGATATTCTACTCGTCAATTTAAAGTCAGTCTTGAGTAATATCCCCTGCACCATGCCACCATCACACATGCAAGccacatttacttatttattttttgtaatctATTTTGATTTTATGCTGGCTCCCCATCTGTTTTTAGATACCTTTCTTAGTAAATTCATTAAAAATTGGGAAAAGCTGATAGGGGCATATCCTTTTAATAGTTTTTGAAAAAGACTTTGTTTAATGATGTGTTTGTTTTAGGAGGCTAATTTTTGTGAGTTTTTGTGTTTGGGCAGGTATCTTTTCTGTTGTTCTTACTCTCACAATGTTGCTCCAAAAGGAAAATTTATCGCATTTGTATCGACTGACGCAGAGACAGATAATCCAGAGCCTGAGCTGAAACCTGGAATTGATCTTCTTGGGCCTGACGACGAGATATTTTTTGATATTTATGACAGATATGAACTAGTCAATGAACCCACACTGGACTATTGCTTTATATCAACAGTGAGTTATACATACtgaatgacttttttttttggctACAGATGTTCTCAGCAGTCACTCATATCAATGAACCTGACAGCTTATATGGGATCATTCTGTCCAACAAGGTAAGTAATACATGTATACTTAGCTTTGAATTGTAGTTAAAGGTAAGTAATACAACTGAACAAGCTTTGCTATAATAGTTTTGACCATCtagattggtttttttttttttttccagagaTTGTTGTTTTGAGATTTACTGATTTGTTAGTGATTTATCACACTCTTCCCAAAAAATTAACTTCTTTTACCTTAATTGTCCTTGTATGTTCCATGTGCCAAGGTTATGTGAAAATTTAAAACCTTATCACTTGTATTCTGATGGACATCTATGAAAGAGGAGTGAAAGTTTGTTGTGCTCAACATTCTTGCATCTGTCATTAACCTGTTGTTATAAATTCATGAAATAAGCATGTACTCATGGTtgtccctttttttttctttttcttagggGTGATATCATTATCAGCTGACCTCTCTAGTGTAGTATTTACCATCTGTCTTTTTGGTCATCAATTATTTTGCAGTATGAGGCTGCTTGGCATGCTGGAAACTAGAATTTTTCCTTGCTTTACATGGGAGATAATTCACAGAGTGAGCAAAACTAAAAGTGGCCATTTCAATGAAAATCTACACAGGTACAATGATGAGTTAAGGTTTCTTTTTTACTTCAGTATAATTCTACCATCAATGAAACCTTTTGCTTGTTATTGTCTTTTATATCTGGCTCTCAAAGTCAATCAGTTACATTTTGCTTGTTATTATCTTTTATGTTATATATTGCTGAaattgtatgatttttagttgAAAGGATTACACATGACATTGTCATTGTTGTAATTGTTATTCCTCAAGAAACTAACAAGTGTGCTTACAGATATTTCGACTGGTTTCCCTGTGGTTCACTCTATCAGATAGACAAGATATCATAACTAACATTGCATGGCCGGCTgataaagtcataattaggtaattaactttttttttatgtactcttttagtttactattaattttaagttgaagcattaattatttaaattttgttgtagctaagaaaatggactcacaacaaaggcaagtgcacaaaggatgatgaattgaaggatggagcaagtttcatgcatagtttacttttgtgtatcttgtaatgtttctgtttttcatttttgaagtaaaaattgttcaagattataaaattttattatgttatgctttcaaacttaagttagaactaagatctcatgaagtagacacattcatggtttgaattagttattgtttaatgtaatacttatggtttatcaatctattgagaattacattttatgattaattttgatttttttttatcaaaataaaataatgaaaatcttttaattaaaaaaaaccttataagtatccttatcataataaaatttaaaatatattatcctgaataaagtaacaaaattttattactggacttttaatatgttatgatttcgaaacatattataagcataacaaatcgttatgatttatataatataacaaattaaaaatgttatcaaaataatcaaatgtaacagttaaAAGGTGTTATGCATAAAGAATaagattaaattttaaatttataaccaaatactctaactaaatgttataatttgaatataatagcaactaaaaatgtgttattgaatagtttaagataacatcgaacataacatttgaaaactgttatagaaaagacgggacttttaataacaggggctatgttagcattttcagaagcgttatcaatactcccagttagcagtttttaagtgttatgaatactgttttttcttgtagtgccacCTGTGTTTTCTCTGAGTTCAAACCATCAAAATCCACTCTAAATGCCAACCCCAACCAGAAGTGAGTCCCAAAACCAGTATAATTCAACTTAAACAACACAAGGACACCAAAAACTTACCCAAACTCCCCACTAACACTCAAAACCCaaatcttgagcttcaaagctcaagaacacctcaagaagatAAGAAATTAACAGGAAACAAAggggaattcttacctcaatctgTTAAGTTGTGACCCTAAGCTGCCTCTTAATCCAAATCGTAGCTCCATTCTTCCAATTTCCAAGCTCTTTTTCCTCAAAATTCAAAAGTTTCCCCCAAGagatatgagagagagagagagagagagagagagagagagagagaaagagagaaagagagctgaTAAGTgattttctaccaattttttagAGTTTCCACTCAGATAAGTCAccccaaaacccagaaaagaCCAAACTACCCTATGGTCAAACTTAAGTCCTTTagtgccctcaagggcaaaatggtcttttgccaACATTTCTTACTTATCTTCAAATTACCTCATAATTTCATAATTAATTCCATTACACCTAAACACTcatcaaataatttcccattacctgataaatcccgataatgtactaaattaccaagaTTCCCCTAGGCttaccctgagccgggtattttgccttgttgtgactaaaccactactttgctcgctaggatcgcctcatgccgaaaaactcaaatatatccacataataatgtggtctcaaccaatatgcacatatatatacaaatatgccctcaatgagccaaaattacgaaaattcccctctaataagaaacaggcctaCATGcgtgcttaatacacctaaacatgcaaacatagtcatattataatataactcaaataattcatataattatgcatgtaaTCACATAATACTTCAATCATTGCCCtcttgaccccctaatcaaggcacttagccttattagggaaattgagatgttacaattatcccctccttataggaatttcgtccaCTAAatattacctgaacaactcgggatactgatcctgcatgttGGACTCCAAATCCCAGgtctcctcctcaaccttgctgttcctccgtAATACCTTAACAAaatgtatagttttattccttaggaccttctccttcctgtctaatatctggactgacTGTTCTTCATAAGAAAGATATGTCTGGAGCTTCAGATCTTTGTAActtaatacatgagtcacatctgatacatacttcagAAGCGTCaagatatgaaacacattgtcTATAGCCAAAAATGTCAcgggtaaggccaatctataggccacctagcCAATCCTCTCCGCGATCTCAAAcagtcctacaaatctagggctcaactttcccttattccaaaatctcttcacccctttccatagtgaaactctaaggaagacatagtctcccacttgcaactccacgttcctgcg from Humulus lupulus chromosome 5, drHumLupu1.1, whole genome shotgun sequence encodes the following:
- the LOC133779327 gene encoding guanosine nucleotide diphosphate dissociation inhibitor 2-like; this encodes MIVEPKGGSPQIANELGKLLPCPLLQEFHSHCFLALPSIGKEIVEVLDILPRWFDLQHMFVEGAGIKKYGLDDNTVDFIGHALALQRDDRYLNEPALDTVKRMKSLARFQGGSPYIYPLYGLGELPQAFARLSAVYGGTYMLNKPECKVEFNEGKVIGVTSEGETTRCKKVVCDPSYLQNKVRKVGKVARAIAIMSHPIPNTNDSHSVQVILPQKQLGRQSDMYLFCCSYSHNVAPKGKFIAFVSTDAETDNPEPELKPGIDLLGPDDEIFFDIYDRYELVNEPTLDYCFISTVSYTY